One genomic window of bacterium includes the following:
- a CDS encoding amino acid racemase, translating to MKTIGIIGGLGPETTSEFYLDIVFSCQKKDRTARPSVIIASVPLPYQIEEDAISKNVGIERCLPFLITEAQRLEKAGADFIVMPCNSLHIFIQDIRDSVKIPVLSIVEETVKFLKKNNFNKVGIVSTSTTIKNKLYENAFMESGIGYETPDDFQQAKLGKFIHNLVTGQQNTKDRGELIKIIGDFENKNVDCVVLACTDLQLLIPQHQNLKIFDTMKIFADTSVEEILK from the coding sequence ATGAAAACGATAGGAATAATTGGTGGATTAGGGCCAGAAACAACTTCCGAGTTTTACCTCGATATTGTTTTCTCATGCCAGAAAAAAGATAGAACTGCTAGACCCTCCGTAATTATTGCGAGTGTCCCTTTGCCATATCAAATTGAAGAAGATGCAATATCAAAAAATGTTGGGATTGAAAGGTGTTTGCCATTTTTAATTACTGAAGCCCAAAGATTGGAAAAGGCAGGAGCGGATTTTATTGTTATGCCGTGTAATTCACTCCACATTTTTATCCAAGACATTAGAGATTCTGTTAAAATTCCTGTTCTAAGTATTGTGGAGGAAACTGTAAAATTTCTTAAGAAAAATAATTTTAACAAAGTTGGCATAGTTTCCACATCAACAACAATTAAGAACAAATTATATGAGAACGCTTTTATGGAAAGTGGTATCGGCTACGAAACGCCAGATGATTTTCAGCAAGCAAAATTAGGTAAATTTATCCATAATCTCGTTACTGGACAACAAAATACCAAAGATAGAGGTGAACTTATTAAAATTATTGGCGATTTTGAAAATAAAAATGTAGATTGCGTGGTATTGGCTTGTACCGATTTGCAATTGTTGATACCCCAACACCAAAACTTAAAAATTTTCGACACCATGAAAATTTTTGCAGATACTTCAG
- a CDS encoding helix-turn-helix transcriptional regulator, with amino-acid sequence MATENNIDGNIKKHRTKLELSQEDFAQKSGVKYTTLTKIESGVIKTP; translated from the coding sequence ATGGCAACTGAAAACAATATCGATGGAAATATAAAGAAACATCGGACGAAGCTAGAGCTTTCGCAGGAAGATTTTGCCCAAAAGTCCGGTGTGAAATATACAACCCTCACTAAAATTGAAAGTGGAGTTATTAAGACACCTTGA